The region TAATCCGGCATTATCCAGAGTTCTATAACTAAATAATACGTCATAAAACGACTCTCGAGTACAAGAAGGACCCATTTGTGCATGGAAGAGGAGTAAAGCAAAGTGGTTTCCGTATGACGATAAAgaaaattcattttaaacagtttaattaaatatattagcTTTTACAGTTCACCTAAATCATGTTTATACAGATTGAAAACACTTCACCCAGCTTCAAAGAATTTACTCTGGTTATGGTATGTTAAGCACTGTGTCATTCGATAATGAAACTTTATTCATGCTGCATTGTCATTGCTGAAAATAATCTTTAGGGATGTTTGTTTGGCTCCGGTAACTGTGTTTTTACATATTACGTACTACACAAAACATCCGTTTAATGCTTTCTCTGATACATTTCAACAGCCTGCTGTATCCGTGGGGAATGTTGGCCAACTCGCGACAGACCTCATCATTTCCACCCTCAATATGTCTCGAGTAGGGTACTTCCACACCGGCTGCCTTATTCCAATGGTGGGGAACAATCCTTATGCACCATCCGCGGATAATTCAACTGAACTGTGCACGACTGCAGAAGGTATGTATGCAAGCTCGCTGCATCTGTGTGTCGCTACGCTATTTCAGACGTTTTTATTTGCTAATGCTAAAtgttgccatgtcatgttattttcACTTTTATACAGTTTACGCTTCGCCTGACTTAAAGTTGGCTGTGCTGCAGATTCGGTCTCCAATCATCCAGGTAATGCCGAAATCGAATCCGCGTGAACATTTTGCATATGAACGTTACAGCCAAACAATGCTCGTTGTGTTGAGAATCTATAATTGTAGTAAGAATTTGTAATAAGccttttacatttatattgacATTACACGTTTACATTATCTGGAGTCACAttttcccccctcttttttTAGACGAAGCGTAAACCATTTCGTAAACTGATAATCTCCTGGATCAAGTCTAGTGGCTTTGCACGAACTGTTCTACTGTCCAGCAGTCATGCTTACCAGAGGGATGACCAGCAGATTCACAGGTATAACACTCTTTAATTTGAAAAACTATTTTAGATTTGTTTTAGAGTTGTTCTGGCCTTATCAACCAAGACAGTTATTACATAAATGGGATTGATAATGGAAAAAGTGTTATGCTCAGTCCAATTCCCCACAAATTGTTTCTCTCCCCCACCATATCTATTCCCCCTCCCCACTTCCTGTGGTGTTTTCACAATGGCCATTTGGTCCGTTGTTTCCATTGAGGGACATGGTATAAGTGTTAACATTCTCGACagttgttggtttttgtttttctgtactTGGGGAACCCTCTAGTTCCTCTACTATATTAAACTACcgaattgaaataaaaacataggtGCATTACGTTTAGTAGGAATTtaactcttttaaaaaaaaatgacacagtGATTGGCTTGCTGATTTAAACTATTATtcaatactgtactgtatttgctAGCTAACTCCAGCCCACACATTATTGACCACACTGAAGTTAGCTACTGCCTTTCAACTGGCTCACATTAATTATTCTATCCTTTCATGTAGGCTAAAAATGCTCATGGGGTTTCAAACATTGCAGaataattacatttgaaatgtagaTATTATTCTATCAAATTTCAGTAGAAAAATCTCAACATGTTGttggctaaaatgtaaatgtgtacatttcACTTTGTTcccaatttcttttcttttttgacttttttttttttttacttttaattgaATCAAATGTATCCATTTTCAATCAGggtgtttttaaatatgaaaatgaatacattaaatTCAGTACTTAACTGCTTCCTTGTGGCCTTTAAAATGGATTAattattcaatgtatttattgaCCCTGCTGACTTTACAttgcattagttatttagctgacacttttatccaaacagGATAATCccccctgcagcaatgtggggacaatcccccctgcagcaatgtggggacaatcccccctgcagcaatgtggggttaagggcctgactcaagggcccaacagctgcactgatcttactgccGCTACACTCAGGCtttaaccaccaacctcccaggtcccagtctGAGCTACTGAGCTATAAGCTGTAGACTTGGCACCTGCACTCTTCTTTGCCAAAACCAGTATACATGCACTTAGTACCTTTCTCTGGATAAGGGTCTGCTAAATGTCAATATTATAACAATGTAAGGAGCATACATACCTGTTACTTATTTTTGATGAGCTTCTCAATAAGAGACCTGTGTTAAGGTACTGCATCTTCCCTTAGCATTTTGCCAAAGGACTATAAGCAGCATTTCATGTGAACATGTTACTTCCTTTTGCAAATTTCAGGCCTATTGTAAAATTGTGAATATGAGCATTTTGATGCCAACGGTCCTCTCTTTGTCCAGCACTCCTCTCCGGTACCTTCTCAGCCCGGCCATGCAGCGTGTGGTCGGCGATGCACTGAAGGAGCTGgactggagagagatggagaagctGAAAATGTTCCCAGGGCTCAGCGAAACAGAGGAAAGGCTCTACATTCCAGGAGGGGGCATCACTAAAGGCCTCTACACAGACTGGTACGACCGACTTGAGCGGCTGTAATTATTTTCCCTCTGATTACAAAGGATACACACGTAACTCAGGATTAGTAAGAAGCTTAAATAACCCTGCGCAATGCCATGGTTTCTGTAACAAGCAAACAATaagtaataatataatcatttgttatttagttgatgcttttatccaaagcgacgtagttaattagacttagcaggggacaatcccgcctgaagcaatgtggggttaatggccctgctcaagggcccaacagctgcatggaatTTATCGTGCCTACACTGGGTTTTGAACCACCcagccttccgggtcccagtcatgcacctttgccactaagctacaggctgtcccatcTAAAGGAAAATCAACTTGATCGTCTGAGTGTAAACTTCTATTGTGTTTTCATTGCCCTTGTTGTTCCCAGCTGCTCTGAAGACGTCCCGCTAGCAGTGGTGCTGACCTTCTGCTCCGAGGGAGACAACATCCCAGACGCCTTCGCTCTCGTCAGCCATCTTAACGACTGGCTCCACCTGGTGGGCAAACCCGTAAGTGTCCTGGTCACGGCTGCTGCGTTCAACTTTTTATCGCGGTGGTCGTTAAGAccacatgtttatttttcttccctctctttcccgcCAGAGCGACGCGCAGTGGAAAGTCCCCGACTCGTGGAGACTGCTTTTCGGAAACGGGATCCCCCTGGCCATCTTCTGAGGGCAGAGTGGTCTGACCTGTCCTCTCGTGCCCAGCGCCCCCTGATGCTAATGCAGGGAAATGGGCCGTCTGCTCGCCCTGCCAAAGTATCTATTCATGAGCCCCACAGAGACTGCCATGATCATTTCCTTTTTAGATGTTAGTTATCATCCTGATATTGTGGATAGTTTTGTTAGGTACCCATTGCCTATTCTCTCCATGGTAGCCCTGGTGTCACGGTGACCATGTAATGCACTTACGACACCTGTACACTCTGAATATAGAGGTTACATTAAAATATGGGTATTGCCCTTGATGTTAGAAAGCATATGTTTGCAATCCACCAAAAGAAAATTGTATTGCAGGAGTTCCAGTGTGTACTCGATGTAtttgaacaaatacatttggTAATACAGTAAATTTATTGATGCTGcaagcacacaaaaacaaccaaaTCCTTCCTCTGAGTCCCTGCTGATATTTGAGTATATTTTGTATGTTACATTAATTCATCAccaaaaattattttcaatccCTTTGGACCCATGTAATTAATGCATTACAACATGTTGCTCTTTAGGTATGTAAATAAACCCTCTTCGCTATTgcacatgttttgaaattttgtACTAAATGGATGTCGTGACAAGTTGCATGCATCAGCATTATACTTTTGACTTCTAATTCTCTCTTGCGTTGCAATTCTTTCAGAGTGAAGATGCCTATGTTTTGTtcaatgggctcattccaatcccttttCTTCTTTCAGAGTGAAGATGCCTATGTTTTGTtcaatgggctcattccaatcccttattttctcctttttttttttcttttctgcttttattgCCCGTAGCTCCTCCCATCAGGAGAGGGTAGAAAAATATGACAGAAAAAAGAGTAAACGCAGGGAATTTGAAatcgtgaattaggcaaatggaatgtccatgcttcttcaaacgtcagttcaaagCTGAGTCAGAAAattgggagaggtggatccaccggtcgatcatttatatgtcaggctttccgaaaaaatacttccacaaaggatgcactgatgttttcttgctcaaaggaacgATTGGGAGTTCTACCTCCTAGAAGATACATTTAAGGGCTTGGAATGTCCTTTCTGGGTCAAATTGAGAAAAGTGAGCTATTGGAACCCACAGACCCCTTTATGTGCCTCTTCTCCTGGGGTATAAATGAAACTTAAGTAGATTTGGTTGTGCTAATACAACCGTGAGACAATGATGTGTTGATCTTGGCATGGTTGTGTGACCCGTGGCCTGTTGCTGCTAGAGAGCGGTTGCGGTATTTCTCCAGGCTGTAAACTTCTTGTGGGAACTTGGGCCATGACGGGCAGCACTGTGCCGATTTGAGTACAAGCTCCAGCTTGTCTAGGTTGCGCGTGGTTGGTATCCATCGCGATTGTTCCCCATTTCCTCTGGTGCTCGCTTGTGTTATTGGACTCTTAATGCACTGTTCCTGTCATTTTGGGACTGCTCAAACTCCTCTCTAAAGTGCATGCTACCACCTTCTGCCTCTTCATTTTCCCTCCTGGGTGCattactgtagtgtgtgtgtgtgagagagagataagatgGGGACAATCCCGCTGACTGaatccctctcttcctgtgcAGTGTGATGGTAAATGACTCCCGTCCACGGAAGGCACTGGAACAGTCAGCATGTTGGGCAGCAGTGCACTGTAATGCTTACGGAACTGGCCTTGCAACCACGAAGCTGGTGTATTTGATTGGTAGCTGGGGCGCTGCCAATGTACTGCTGAACAAAGTACTTAATATGAATggcttcagtaaaatatccagctgtctAAAAGGACTATGTAAAAATGTCATCTGGGTTAGTTGCTCTggaagagtgtctgctaaatggcaaaATATACATTGTATCATTTTCAGAAGGTTTATTGTTCAGCAGGCTAATTCACTCATTACCTAAGCACAAC is a window of Conger conger chromosome 1, fConCon1.1, whole genome shotgun sequence DNA encoding:
- the psmg2 gene encoding proteasome assembly chaperone 2; translation: MFIQIENTSPSFKEFTLVMPAVSVGNVGQLATDLIISTLNMSRVGYFHTGCLIPMVGNNPYAPSADNSTELCTTAEVYASPDLKLAVLQIRSPIIQTKRKPFRKLIISWIKSSGFARTVLLSSSHAYQRDDQQIHSTPLRYLLSPAMQRVVGDALKELDWREMEKLKMFPGLSETEERLYIPGGGITKGLYTDCCSEDVPLAVVLTFCSEGDNIPDAFALVSHLNDWLHLVGKPSDAQWKVPDSWRLLFGNGIPLAIF